One stretch of Nocardioides perillae DNA includes these proteins:
- a CDS encoding NUDIX domain-containing protein translates to MRRFASVVIVDARGWVLLQERDEHAPIDPERWGFAGGHVEPGEDPDDAAYRELAEETGLRLDPAGPHALAHVATLAVRHDDADSGAEPDQVRLYAARVDVGDDDLVCGEGRQVVFVAPDRARTLPLTASARLGLPAFLDSEVYGRLCG, encoded by the coding sequence ATGCGTCGATTCGCCTCGGTCGTGATCGTCGACGCGCGAGGGTGGGTGCTGCTGCAGGAGCGCGACGAGCACGCCCCCATCGACCCGGAGCGCTGGGGCTTCGCCGGCGGCCACGTCGAGCCCGGGGAGGACCCCGACGACGCGGCGTACCGCGAGCTCGCCGAGGAGACCGGGCTCCGCCTCGACCCCGCCGGGCCCCACGCGCTGGCGCACGTCGCGACGCTCGCCGTGCGGCACGACGACGCCGACAGCGGTGCGGAGCCCGACCAGGTCAGGCTGTACGCCGCGCGCGTCGACGTCGGCGACGACGACCTGGTGTGCGGCGAGGGCCGGCAGGTGGTCTTCGTGGCCCCCGACCGGGCGCGCACCCTCCCGCTCACCGCCTCGGCGCGTCTCGGCCTGCCGGCGTTCCTCGACTCGGAGGTCTACGGCAGGCTGTGCGGGTGA